In one Serinus canaria isolate serCan28SL12 chromosome 2, serCan2020, whole genome shotgun sequence genomic region, the following are encoded:
- the C2H8orf76 gene encoding uncharacterized protein C8orf76 homolog isoform X4: protein MGKLPKHIPTHSMHNHQDEMLTEYRHNYAVDLPRRGTAVELVAGSTSLSASGDRAPPPKPSGAGGSGRGGGDGAGAGLGVRGFPWFHSAADAGEGAAAITSSKFRADWAFRQRDFEGLENVEKKMMCLQQLICLHPFNPWFWKLLAEAYMSLLQNLSPLVIPKANLNQSEEICVSDSSLKTSTGREINQQPHTSEGQKEGPWFSLTAETKGENAVTCPSSQVMKEFPCTSGELERMDKEKCADSKAWKKSMLKKVGIKACASFTRARLLLQLTQSQQLSFVLENNRKCQKEIDDKVALLGFDENSLLLMTKAMGQDLTPEKLKEEFQCEVKCIGPSALSSLVTASVMEFEIKWFGNLQDDLCHFDGQFYSDIYLPPSVT, encoded by the exons ATGGGAAAGTTACCAAAGCACATTCCCACTCACTCTATGCACAACCACCAGGACGAGATGCTGACAGAATACCGCCACAATTACGCGGTTGATTTACCAAGGCGCGGGACTGCGGTTGAGCTCGTTGCTGGAAGCACTTCCCTTTCGGCGAGCGGTGACCGAGCTCCTCCCCCTAAGCCGAGCGGGGccggcgggagcggccgcggTGGCGGCGATGGAGCCGGCGCTGGGCTCGGAGTTCGAGGATTCCCT TGGTTCCACAGCGCGGCTGACGCCGGGGAAGGCGCCGCCGCAATCACGAGCAGCAAGTTCCGGGCGGACTGGGCGTTCCGGCAGCGGGACTTCGAG GGGCtggaaaatgtagaaaaaaagatGATGTGTCTGCAGCAACTGATCTGCTTACATCCTTTCAATCCCTGGTTCTGGAAGTTACTTGCTGAAGCTTATATGAGTCTTCTGCAGAATTTGTCTCCATTGGTCATTCCAAAAGCAAATCTAAATCAGTCTGAAGAGATTTGTGTAAGTGATAGCAGTCTGAAAACATCGACTGGCAGAGAGATTAATCAGCAGCCTCACACATCAGAGGGCCAGAAGGAAGGCCCTTGGTTCAGCCTCACTGCAGAAACAAAGGGGGAGAATGCAGTGACTTGTCCCAGCAGCCAAGTAATGAAAGAATTCCCCTGCACTTCAGGAGAACTAGAACGGATGGACAAAGAGAAATGTGCAGACTCCAAGGCCTGGAAGAAGAGCATGTTAAAGAAAGTTGGGATAAAAGCATGTGCCTCGTTTACTAGAGCAAG GCTTTTACTTCAGCTTACCCAGTCACAACAGTTGTCCTTTGTGCTAGAGAATaacagaaaatgtcagaaagAAATTGATGACAAAGTGGCTCTACTTGGTTTCGATGAAAACTCCTTGCTGTTGATGACCAAA GCCATGGGGCAGGATCTTACACCAGAAAAACTAAAAGAGGAGTTTCAGTGTGAGGTAAAATGCATAGGCCCTTCAGCACTGTCATCGCTGGTAACTGCTTCAGTCATGGAATTTGAAATCAAATGGTTTGGTAATCTTCAAGATGATTTATGTCACTTTGATGGGCAATTCTATTCAGACATTTATCTCCCACCTTCAGTAACATAG
- the C2H8orf76 gene encoding uncharacterized protein C8orf76 homolog isoform X2 yields the protein MGKLPKHIPTHSMHNHQDEMLTEYRHNYAVDLPRRGTAVELVAGSTSLSASGDRAPPPKPSGAGGSGRGGGDGAGAGLGVRGFPWFHSAADAGEGAAAITSSKFRADWAFRQRDFEKALCEYSDCLLLLPASNIAMRRDVQEGQARCLSHLGRHKEALDIAEKMGLENVEKKMMCLQQLICLHPFNPWFWKLLAEAYMSLLQNLSPLVIPKANLNQSEEICVSDSSLKTSTGREINQQPHTSEGQKEGPWFSLTAETKGENAVTCPSSQVMKEFPCTSGELERMDKEKCADSKAWKKSMLKKVGIKACASFTRARLLLQLTQSQQLSFVLENNRKCQKEIDDKVALLGFDENSLLLMTKAMGQDLTPEKLKEEFQCEVKCIGPSALSSLVTASVMEFEIKWFGNLQDDLCHFDGQFYSDIYLPPSVT from the exons ATGGGAAAGTTACCAAAGCACATTCCCACTCACTCTATGCACAACCACCAGGACGAGATGCTGACAGAATACCGCCACAATTACGCGGTTGATTTACCAAGGCGCGGGACTGCGGTTGAGCTCGTTGCTGGAAGCACTTCCCTTTCGGCGAGCGGTGACCGAGCTCCTCCCCCTAAGCCGAGCGGGGccggcgggagcggccgcggTGGCGGCGATGGAGCCGGCGCTGGGCTCGGAGTTCGAGGATTCCCT TGGTTCCACAGCGCGGCTGACGCCGGGGAAGGCGCCGCCGCAATCACGAGCAGCAAGTTCCGGGCGGACTGGGCGTTCCGGCAGCGGGACTTCGAG AAAGCCCTGTGTGAATACTCAGACTGCCTGCTACTCTTACCTGCCAGCAACATTGCAATGAGGCGTGATGTCCAGGAGGGCCAGGCTCGGTGTTTATCTCACCTGGGAAGGCACAAGGAGGCTCTGGATATTGCAGAAAAAATG GGGCtggaaaatgtagaaaaaaagatGATGTGTCTGCAGCAACTGATCTGCTTACATCCTTTCAATCCCTGGTTCTGGAAGTTACTTGCTGAAGCTTATATGAGTCTTCTGCAGAATTTGTCTCCATTGGTCATTCCAAAAGCAAATCTAAATCAGTCTGAAGAGATTTGTGTAAGTGATAGCAGTCTGAAAACATCGACTGGCAGAGAGATTAATCAGCAGCCTCACACATCAGAGGGCCAGAAGGAAGGCCCTTGGTTCAGCCTCACTGCAGAAACAAAGGGGGAGAATGCAGTGACTTGTCCCAGCAGCCAAGTAATGAAAGAATTCCCCTGCACTTCAGGAGAACTAGAACGGATGGACAAAGAGAAATGTGCAGACTCCAAGGCCTGGAAGAAGAGCATGTTAAAGAAAGTTGGGATAAAAGCATGTGCCTCGTTTACTAGAGCAAG GCTTTTACTTCAGCTTACCCAGTCACAACAGTTGTCCTTTGTGCTAGAGAATaacagaaaatgtcagaaagAAATTGATGACAAAGTGGCTCTACTTGGTTTCGATGAAAACTCCTTGCTGTTGATGACCAAA GCCATGGGGCAGGATCTTACACCAGAAAAACTAAAAGAGGAGTTTCAGTGTGAGGTAAAATGCATAGGCCCTTCAGCACTGTCATCGCTGGTAACTGCTTCAGTCATGGAATTTGAAATCAAATGGTTTGGTAATCTTCAAGATGATTTATGTCACTTTGATGGGCAATTCTATTCAGACATTTATCTCCCACCTTCAGTAACATAG
- the C2H8orf76 gene encoding uncharacterized protein C8orf76 homolog isoform X1, with translation MGKLPKHIPTHSMHNHQDEMLTEYRHNYAVDLPRRGTAVELVAGSTSLSASGDRAPPPKPSGAGGSGRGGGDGAGAGLGVRGFPWFHSAADAGEGAAAITSSKFRADWAFRQRDFEKALCEYSDCLLLLPASNIAMRRDVQEGQARCLSHLGRHKEALDIAEKMRNSATNTDHLTTVLNLQFSIYQGLENVEKKMMCLQQLICLHPFNPWFWKLLAEAYMSLLQNLSPLVIPKANLNQSEEICVSDSSLKTSTGREINQQPHTSEGQKEGPWFSLTAETKGENAVTCPSSQVMKEFPCTSGELERMDKEKCADSKAWKKSMLKKVGIKACASFTRARLLLQLTQSQQLSFVLENNRKCQKEIDDKVALLGFDENSLLLMTKAMGQDLTPEKLKEEFQCEVKCIGPSALSSLVTASVMEFEIKWFGNLQDDLCHFDGQFYSDIYLPPSVT, from the exons ATGGGAAAGTTACCAAAGCACATTCCCACTCACTCTATGCACAACCACCAGGACGAGATGCTGACAGAATACCGCCACAATTACGCGGTTGATTTACCAAGGCGCGGGACTGCGGTTGAGCTCGTTGCTGGAAGCACTTCCCTTTCGGCGAGCGGTGACCGAGCTCCTCCCCCTAAGCCGAGCGGGGccggcgggagcggccgcggTGGCGGCGATGGAGCCGGCGCTGGGCTCGGAGTTCGAGGATTCCCT TGGTTCCACAGCGCGGCTGACGCCGGGGAAGGCGCCGCCGCAATCACGAGCAGCAAGTTCCGGGCGGACTGGGCGTTCCGGCAGCGGGACTTCGAG AAAGCCCTGTGTGAATACTCAGACTGCCTGCTACTCTTACCTGCCAGCAACATTGCAATGAGGCGTGATGTCCAGGAGGGCCAGGCTCGGTGTTTATCTCACCTGGGAAGGCACAAGGAGGCTCTGGATATTGCAGAAAAAATG AGAAACAGCGCCACTAACACAGATCACTTAACGACGGTTCTCAACCTGCAGTTTTCTATTTACCAGGGGCtggaaaatgtagaaaaaaagatGATGTGTCTGCAGCAACTGATCTGCTTACATCCTTTCAATCCCTGGTTCTGGAAGTTACTTGCTGAAGCTTATATGAGTCTTCTGCAGAATTTGTCTCCATTGGTCATTCCAAAAGCAAATCTAAATCAGTCTGAAGAGATTTGTGTAAGTGATAGCAGTCTGAAAACATCGACTGGCAGAGAGATTAATCAGCAGCCTCACACATCAGAGGGCCAGAAGGAAGGCCCTTGGTTCAGCCTCACTGCAGAAACAAAGGGGGAGAATGCAGTGACTTGTCCCAGCAGCCAAGTAATGAAAGAATTCCCCTGCACTTCAGGAGAACTAGAACGGATGGACAAAGAGAAATGTGCAGACTCCAAGGCCTGGAAGAAGAGCATGTTAAAGAAAGTTGGGATAAAAGCATGTGCCTCGTTTACTAGAGCAAG GCTTTTACTTCAGCTTACCCAGTCACAACAGTTGTCCTTTGTGCTAGAGAATaacagaaaatgtcagaaagAAATTGATGACAAAGTGGCTCTACTTGGTTTCGATGAAAACTCCTTGCTGTTGATGACCAAA GCCATGGGGCAGGATCTTACACCAGAAAAACTAAAAGAGGAGTTTCAGTGTGAGGTAAAATGCATAGGCCCTTCAGCACTGTCATCGCTGGTAACTGCTTCAGTCATGGAATTTGAAATCAAATGGTTTGGTAATCTTCAAGATGATTTATGTCACTTTGATGGGCAATTCTATTCAGACATTTATCTCCCACCTTCAGTAACATAG
- the C2H8orf76 gene encoding uncharacterized protein C8orf76 homolog isoform X3 — MEPALGSEFEDSLFAPSRERREGGGDGAACGARHCEPRWFHSAADAGEGAAAITSSKFRADWAFRQRDFEKALCEYSDCLLLLPASNIAMRRDVQEGQARCLSHLGRHKEALDIAEKMRNSATNTDHLTTVLNLQFSIYQGLENVEKKMMCLQQLICLHPFNPWFWKLLAEAYMSLLQNLSPLVIPKANLNQSEEICVSDSSLKTSTGREINQQPHTSEGQKEGPWFSLTAETKGENAVTCPSSQVMKEFPCTSGELERMDKEKCADSKAWKKSMLKKVGIKACASFTRARLLLQLTQSQQLSFVLENNRKCQKEIDDKVALLGFDENSLLLMTKAMGQDLTPEKLKEEFQCEVKCIGPSALSSLVTASVMEFEIKWFGNLQDDLCHFDGQFYSDIYLPPSVT; from the exons ATGGAGCCGGCGCTGGGCTCGGAGTTCGAGGATTCCCTGTTCGCGCCGAgccgggagcggcgggagggCGGCGGGGACGGGGCTGCGTGCGGGGCCAGGCACTGCGAGCCCCGC TGGTTCCACAGCGCGGCTGACGCCGGGGAAGGCGCCGCCGCAATCACGAGCAGCAAGTTCCGGGCGGACTGGGCGTTCCGGCAGCGGGACTTCGAG AAAGCCCTGTGTGAATACTCAGACTGCCTGCTACTCTTACCTGCCAGCAACATTGCAATGAGGCGTGATGTCCAGGAGGGCCAGGCTCGGTGTTTATCTCACCTGGGAAGGCACAAGGAGGCTCTGGATATTGCAGAAAAAATG AGAAACAGCGCCACTAACACAGATCACTTAACGACGGTTCTCAACCTGCAGTTTTCTATTTACCAGGGGCtggaaaatgtagaaaaaaagatGATGTGTCTGCAGCAACTGATCTGCTTACATCCTTTCAATCCCTGGTTCTGGAAGTTACTTGCTGAAGCTTATATGAGTCTTCTGCAGAATTTGTCTCCATTGGTCATTCCAAAAGCAAATCTAAATCAGTCTGAAGAGATTTGTGTAAGTGATAGCAGTCTGAAAACATCGACTGGCAGAGAGATTAATCAGCAGCCTCACACATCAGAGGGCCAGAAGGAAGGCCCTTGGTTCAGCCTCACTGCAGAAACAAAGGGGGAGAATGCAGTGACTTGTCCCAGCAGCCAAGTAATGAAAGAATTCCCCTGCACTTCAGGAGAACTAGAACGGATGGACAAAGAGAAATGTGCAGACTCCAAGGCCTGGAAGAAGAGCATGTTAAAGAAAGTTGGGATAAAAGCATGTGCCTCGTTTACTAGAGCAAG GCTTTTACTTCAGCTTACCCAGTCACAACAGTTGTCCTTTGTGCTAGAGAATaacagaaaatgtcagaaagAAATTGATGACAAAGTGGCTCTACTTGGTTTCGATGAAAACTCCTTGCTGTTGATGACCAAA GCCATGGGGCAGGATCTTACACCAGAAAAACTAAAAGAGGAGTTTCAGTGTGAGGTAAAATGCATAGGCCCTTCAGCACTGTCATCGCTGGTAACTGCTTCAGTCATGGAATTTGAAATCAAATGGTTTGGTAATCTTCAAGATGATTTATGTCACTTTGATGGGCAATTCTATTCAGACATTTATCTCCCACCTTCAGTAACATAG
- the C2H8orf76 gene encoding uncharacterized protein C8orf76 homolog isoform X5: protein MGKLPKHIPTHSMHNHQDEMLTEYRHNYAVDLPRRGTAVELVAGSTSLSASGDRAPPPKPSGAGGSGRGGGDGAGAGLGVRGFPWFHSAADAGEGAAAITSSKFRADWAFRQRDFEKALCEYSDCLLLLPASNIAMRRDVQEGQARCLSHLGRHKEALDIAEKMRNSATNTDHLTTVLNLQFSIYQGLENVEKKMMCLQQLICLHPFNPWFWKLLAEAYMSLLQNLSPLVIPKANLNQSEEICVSDSSLKTSTGREINQQPHTSEGQKEGPWFSLTAETKGENAVTCPSSQVMKEFPCTSGELERMDKEKCADSKAWKKSMLKKVGIKACASFTRARYTCPG, encoded by the exons ATGGGAAAGTTACCAAAGCACATTCCCACTCACTCTATGCACAACCACCAGGACGAGATGCTGACAGAATACCGCCACAATTACGCGGTTGATTTACCAAGGCGCGGGACTGCGGTTGAGCTCGTTGCTGGAAGCACTTCCCTTTCGGCGAGCGGTGACCGAGCTCCTCCCCCTAAGCCGAGCGGGGccggcgggagcggccgcggTGGCGGCGATGGAGCCGGCGCTGGGCTCGGAGTTCGAGGATTCCCT TGGTTCCACAGCGCGGCTGACGCCGGGGAAGGCGCCGCCGCAATCACGAGCAGCAAGTTCCGGGCGGACTGGGCGTTCCGGCAGCGGGACTTCGAG AAAGCCCTGTGTGAATACTCAGACTGCCTGCTACTCTTACCTGCCAGCAACATTGCAATGAGGCGTGATGTCCAGGAGGGCCAGGCTCGGTGTTTATCTCACCTGGGAAGGCACAAGGAGGCTCTGGATATTGCAGAAAAAATG AGAAACAGCGCCACTAACACAGATCACTTAACGACGGTTCTCAACCTGCAGTTTTCTATTTACCAGGGGCtggaaaatgtagaaaaaaagatGATGTGTCTGCAGCAACTGATCTGCTTACATCCTTTCAATCCCTGGTTCTGGAAGTTACTTGCTGAAGCTTATATGAGTCTTCTGCAGAATTTGTCTCCATTGGTCATTCCAAAAGCAAATCTAAATCAGTCTGAAGAGATTTGTGTAAGTGATAGCAGTCTGAAAACATCGACTGGCAGAGAGATTAATCAGCAGCCTCACACATCAGAGGGCCAGAAGGAAGGCCCTTGGTTCAGCCTCACTGCAGAAACAAAGGGGGAGAATGCAGTGACTTGTCCCAGCAGCCAAGTAATGAAAGAATTCCCCTGCACTTCAGGAGAACTAGAACGGATGGACAAAGAGAAATGTGCAGACTCCAAGGCCTGGAAGAAGAGCATGTTAAAGAAAGTTGGGATAAAAGCATGTGCCTCGTTTACTAGAGCAAG ATACACTTGTCCAGGATAA